In a genomic window of Rhododendron vialii isolate Sample 1 chromosome 12a, ASM3025357v1:
- the LOC131310911 gene encoding probable inactive poly [ADP-ribose] polymerase SRO2, with amino-acid sequence MESPSVPLEATDGYANGLSSHRTKTPSLDSHFSNSEDRDHDKESSISDCESGISGPTIELEQPQLFGPGLVAIDEGDRLHEIIKRKFISGLGSLGMETAVVAIHRNSCSGFLGQARLQSFRVFARAIANKCGGNGNLKYAWFGGSKDEIERIVSHGFGHCENKGLFGRGIYLSPDDSSIDSVKSSIADENGLSHVLLCRVILGNVELVQPGSEQFHSSSEQFDSGVDNLTAPKKYIVWSAHMDTHILPEYVISFRAPCLNGVQRVGDPVLRKPSSPWMPFSTLIPVLSKLLPPHSISLISKYHAHHREKKISRHELVRRVRQVAGDKLLTAVIKSFGDKQFKAPTGFLPSTSNAFARKSGRNP; translated from the exons ATGGAGTCTCCCTCTGTTCCATTGGAAGCTACAGATGGGTATGCAAATGGGTTATCTTCTCACAGAACAAAGACCCCTTCATTAGATAGTCATTTCAGCAATAGTGAAGATCGTGATCATGACAAAGAGTCGTCGATTTCTGATTGTGAAAGTGGGATATCTGGTCCCACAATTGAACTTGAACAACCCCAATTGTTCGGTCCCGGGTTAGTCGCAATCGACGAAGGGGACAGGCTGCACGAGATCATCAAACGGAAGTTCATTTCGGGTTTGGGTTCTCTTGGAATGGAAACCGCAGTGGTTGCCATCCACAGGAATTCTTGTTCCGGTTTTTTAGGACAAGCCAGGCTTCAATCGTTCCGTGTTTTTGCTAGGGCAATCGCGAACAAATGTGGTGGTAATGGAAACTTGAAGTACGCTTGGTTTGGTGGTTCCAAGGATGAGATTGAGAGGATTGTTTCTCATGGCTTTGGTCATTGCGAGAACAAGGGGTTGTTTGGCCGCggcatctatctctctcccgACGATTCCTCTATCGATAG TGTGAAATCCTCAATCGCTGACGAAAACGGACTAAGCCACGTATTGCTGTGTCGCGTTATCCTGGGGAATGTGGAGCTTGTCCAGCCGGGTTCAGAACAGTTTCATTCGAGTTCCGAACAGTTTGATTCTGGTGTAGACAATCTAACGGCTCCTAAGAAGTATATAGTGTGGAGTGCCCACATGGATACTCACATATTGCCGGAGTATGTTATAAGTTTCAGAGCTCCCTGTTTAAATG GTGTTCAAAGGGTAGGAGATCCAGTACTGAGGAAACCAAGTTCGCCGTGGATGCCATTTTCGACTCTGATTCCAGTGCTTTCGAAGCTCTTGCCTCCTCATAGCATCAGTTTAATCTCCAAGTATCATGCTCATCATAGA GAGAAGAAGATTTCGCGACATGAATTGGTGCGACGAGTAAGGCAGGTCGCCGGGGACAAATTGTTGACTGCAGTCATAAAATCTTTCGGAGATAAG CAATTCAAAGCACCAACCGGTTTTTTGCCAAGCACTTCAAACGCGTTTGCCCGAAAGAGCGGAAGGAACCCATAA
- the LOC131311730 gene encoding transcription factor WER-like has product MERGEKGHRKGLWTEEEDRVLMDYIRLHGKGRWNRVAKVTGLKRCGKSCRLRWINYLSPSIKHGNFSEEEDDLIIRLHNLLGNRWSLIAGRVPGRTDNQVKNHWNTHLSKKLGIKRKQRATLKAPSEPLPPKGKGVENVSAPADTCFELPSNNNVRTGDQKYIDDGAQGEVGYFGLEEPITANEGYENPFWFTNDESNLSAPTLTQLLDQHSLDNLFWHGL; this is encoded by the exons atggaaagaggAGAGAAGGGACACAGAAAAGGGTTGTGGACAGAGGAGGAAGACAGAGTTCTCATGGACTACATAAGGCTGCACGGCAAAGGACGGTGGAATCGAGTTGCTAAAGTCACAG GATTGAAGAGGTGTGGAAAGAGTTGCAGATTAAGGTGGATCAATTACCTGAGTCCGAGCATTAAACATGGCAATTTTTCAGAGGAAGAAGACGATCTCATTATTCGGCTGCATAATCTACTGGGAAACag GTGGTCTTTAATAGCTGGGCGAGTGCCGGGACGAACGGACAACCAAGTGAAAAACCACTGGAACACTCATTTGAGCAAGAAGCTCGGAATAAAAAGGAAACAGAGAGCCACACTCAAAGCTCCATCAGAACCACTCCCACCAAAAGGAAAAGGAGTGGAGAACGTTAGTGCCCCCGCCGACACATGTTTTGAGCTACCATCTAACAACAATGTTAGAACCGGTGACCAAAAGTACATCGACGATGGCGCCCAGGGTGAAGTCGGGTACTTTGGATTAGAAGAGCCCATCACAGCGAATGAGGGTTACGAAAACCCTTTCTGGTTTACTAATGATGAGAGTAATCTAAGTGCTCCTACTTTAACTCAACTCTTGGATCAACATTCTCTGGACAATTTGTTTTGGCATGGCTTGTAA
- the LOC131309918 gene encoding pantothenate kinase 2, with protein MASLTEGHPPIGIDDINDESKHKKLNTDVVERESGEREMGHSIHRSGSRPQLDLSKAAIQGNFEEKDPTILLPNQSDDISHLALDIGGSLIKLVYFSRHEDRSVNDRRKKSIKEIFGVSNGNRRSYPILGGRLHFVKFETAKINECLDFISSKQLHRGGLDARHWNSDAPDNENAVIKATGGGAFKFADLFKERLGVSIDKEDEMGCLVSGANFLLKAIRHEAFTHMEGQKEFVQIDTNDLFPYLLVNIGSGVSMIKVDGDGKFQRVSGTNVGGGTYWGLGKLLTKCKSFDELLELSQRGDNRTIDMLVGDIYGGMDYSKIGLSASTIASSFGKAISENKNLEDYRPEDISLSLLRMISYNIGQIAYLNALRFGLKRIFFGGFFIRGHAYTMDTISFAVQFWSKGDAQAMFLRHEGFLGALGAFMSYEKHGLDDLMVHHLVERFPMGAPYTGGKIHGPPLGDLNEKISWMEKFVRKGTEITAPVPMAPPGTTGLGGFEVPSSKGDTLRSDASNLNVGVLHLVPTLEVFPLLADPKTYEPNTIDLADHGELEYWFTVLSEHLPDLVDKAVASEGGTEDAKRRGDAFARAFSAHLARLMEEPAAYGKLGLANLLELREECLREFQFVDAYRSIKQRENEASLAVLPDLLMELDSMNEEARLLTLIEGVLAANIFDWGSRACVDLYHKGTIIEIYRMSRNKMQRPWRVDDFDLFKERVLGSGEKKPHPHKRALLFVDNAGADVVLGMLPLARELLRRGTEVVLVANSLPALNDVTAMELPDIVAEAAKHCDILRRAAEAGGLLVDVMINAADVNKENFSSVPLMVVENGCGSPCIDLRQVSSELAAAAKDADLVILEGMGRSLHTNYNAQFKCDALKLAMVKNQRLAEKLIKGNIYDCVCRYEPASSDLQSSSLC; from the exons ATGGCCAGTCTAACAGAGGGCCACCCACCAATTGGAATTGATGATATAAACGATGAAAGTAAGCACAAGAAATTGAACACGGatgttgtagagagagaaagtggagagagagagatggggcaCTCGATTCACAGGTCTGGGTCTCGGCCGCAGCTGGACCTCAGCAAGGCAGCTATTCAAGGGAATTTTGAGGAGAAGGATCCCACAATTCTGTTGCCTAACCAGTCTGATGATATATCTCACTTGGCTTTGGATATTGGAG GGTCGCTTATCAAGTTAGTTTATTTTTCAAGGCATGAGGACCGATCAGTTAATGACAGGAGAAAGAAGTCTATCAAGGAAATATTTGGTGTTTCTAATGGTAATAGGAGGAGCTACCCTATTCTAGGAGGAAGGCTGCATTTTGTGAAGTTTGAGACGGCCAAGATCAATGAGTGCTTGGACTTTATTTCTTCCAAGCAGCTTCACCGTGGCG GGTTGGATGCACGCCATTGGAATTCTGATGCCCCAGACAATGAAAATGCAGTGATTAAG GCTACAGGTGGTGGAGCATTCAAATTTGCAGACCTCTTCAAAGAAAGGCTTGGGGTTAGTATAGATAAGGAAGATGAAATGGGTTGCCTCGTGTCTGGTGCAAATTTCTTGCTCAAG GCAATTCGtcatgaagcttttactcacaTGGAGGGTCAAAAAGAGTTTGTGCAGATTGACACAAATGATTTATTTCCGTATCTTCTGGTTAATATCGGATCTGGTGTTAGTATGATCAAG GTTGATGGGGACGGGAAGTTTCAGAGGGTCAGTGGGACTAATGTCGGTGGTGGTACATATTGGGGCTTGGGAAAACTGCTAACCAAATGCAAGAG TTTTGATGAATTGCTGGAGCTTAGTCAACGAGGAGATAACAGAACCATAGACATGCTTGTTGGTGACATCTATGGCGGTATGGATTACTCCAAG ATTGGTCTCTCTGCATCGACAATTGCTTCTAGTTTTGGCAAAGCAATTTCTGAGAACAAGAATCTTGAAGACTACAGACCTGAAGATATTTCCCTGTCACTCTTGCGAATGATTTCATACAATATTGGACAG atAGCTTACTTAAATGCTCTGCGTTTTGGGCTTAagcgaattttttttggaggattcTTTATAAGGGGTCATGCTTATACGATGGATACAATCTCTTTCGCTGTTCAATTCTG GTCGAAGGGAGATGCACAAGCAATGTTTTTAAGGCATGAAGGGTTTTTAGGAGCTTTAGGTGCATTCATGAGCTACGAAAAGCATGGTTTGGATGACTTGATGGTCCATCATTTGGTAGAAAGGTTTCCAATGGGTGCGCCATACACCGGAGGAAAGATTCATGGTCCACCACTGGGGGATTTAAATGAAAAG ATATCATGGATGGAAAAGTTTGTGCGGAAGGGAACTGAGATTACTGCACCTGTTCCAATGGCTCCACCAGGAACCACTGGCCTTGGTGGTTTTGAAGTCCCATCATCCAAGGGAGATACTTTGCGTTCCGATGCAAGTAACCTCAACGTCGGTGTTCTCCATCTTGTACCCACTTTGGAGGTGTTTCCATTATTGGCAGACCCAAAAAC ATATGAACCCAACACTATAGATCTTGCTGATCACGGTGAGCTAGA GTATTGGTTCACTGTGCTGTCAGAGCATTTGCCAGACCTTGTTGATAAG GCAGTAGCAAGTGAAGGTGGAACCGAAGATGCCAAACGGAGGGGTGATGCATTTGCTCGTGCATTTTCTGCTCACCTGGCAAG GTTGATGGAGGAGCCTGCTGCATATGGAAAGTTGGGGCTGGCCAATCTGTTGGAACTAAGGGAAGAGTGCTTGAGGGAGTTCCAATTTGTTGATGCCTATAGAAGCATAAAACAAAG GGAAAATGAGGCATCTCTTGCCGTACTACCTGACCTGCTAATGGAGCTTGATAGTATGAATGAG GAAGCAAGGCTGCTTACACTAATTGAAGGTGTTCTTGCTGCAAACATCTTTGATTGGGGGTCTCGTGCCTGTGTTGATCTCTACCATAAAGGAACAATTATTGAAATATATAGAATGAGTCGCAACAAGATGCAAAGACCTTGGCGG GTCGATGATTTTGATCTTTTTAAAGAGAGAGTATTAGGGTCGGGGGAAAAGAAACCCCACCCACATAAAAGAGCATTGCTCTTTGTGGACAACGCTGGTGCTGACGTAGTCCTGGGAATGCTTCCGCTAGCACGGGAGCTCCTCCGACGGGGAActgaa GTTGTTCTGGTGGCGAACTCACTCCCTGCACTAAATGATGTTACTGCTATGGAGCTTCCTGATATTGTGGCCGAGGCTGCTAAG CATTGTGACATTCTTCGCAGGGCTGCTGAAGCAGGAGGCCTACTGGTGGATGTGATGATTAACGCCGCAGATGTTAACAAAGAAAATTTCTCTTCGGTTCCTTTGATGGTTGTTGAGAATGGTTGCGGAAGCCCTTGCATAGACTTGAGGCAGGTTAGCTCAGAGCTCGCTGCTGCTGCAAAAGATGCTGATTTG GTAATCTTGGAAGGGATGGGTCGATCTCTACACACTAACTATAATGCTCAGTTTAAGTGTGATGCATTGAAG CTTGCAATGGTGAAGAATCAGCGGCTGGCGGAGAAGTTGATTAAAGGAAACATATATGATTGTGTTTGCAGATACGAACCTGCTAGTTCAGATCTTCAATCCTCAAGCTTGTGCTAG
- the LOC131310833 gene encoding uncharacterized protein LOC131310833, with translation MLRLTSKKLLGLGGARSPASASKLILPRLYHERVVDHYNNPRNVGSFDKNDPAVGTGLVGAPACGDVMKLQIRIDEETGKIIDACFKTFGCGSAIASSSVATEWVKGKQMEEVLDIKNTEIAKHLSLPPVKLHCSMLAEDAIKAAVKDYNSKQKSGANTEATTPAEKVANA, from the exons ATGCTGAGGCTCACCTCGAAGAAGCTCCTAGGATTAGGGGGGGCCCGATCCCCTGCATCAGCGTCGAAGCTCATCCTGCCGCGGCTCTACCACGAGAGGGTCGTCGACCACTACAACAACCCCCGCAACGTGGGGTCCTTCGACAAGAACGATCCCGCGGTCGGCACGGGCCTCGTCGGCGCCCCGGCGTGCGGCGACGTGATGAAGCTCCAGATTAGGATCGACGAGGAGACCGGGAAGATCATCGATGCCTGTTTCAAGACCTTCGGGTGTGGGTCCGCTATTGCATCTTCATCCGTAg CTACtgaatgggtgaaggggaagcAGATGGAAGAGGTCCTGGATATTAAGAACAC GGAGATTGCAAAACATCTTTCTCTCCCACCGGTGAAGCTACACTGCAGCATGCTCGCCGAGGATGCAATTAAGGCTGCTGTCAAAGATTACAATTCCAAGCAAAAATCAGGTGCTAATACAGAGGCTACTACACCCGCTGAGAAGGTGGCTAATGCTTGA